In Nocardioides daphniae, the DNA window TCCAGCATCTTCAGCAGGTCGAAGCGGGAGTCGGGCGCGGAGCCCTGCAGCACCAGCCCGGCGGAGGCGGCCACGAAGCCCACCAACAGCACCCAGCCGGCGACAAGGTTGAAGAGGGCCGCGCCACGCCCGCGCGACGGCACCTGGCTGAGCTCCGCCGGCCGTGGCTCCGCGATCGTGTCCTGCACCTGACCCCCTGAGGCTGAGGGCTCGCCCGTGCGCGCCACGAGCCGGACCCTAGCGCCGATCGCACCCGTTGTTCACAGGACCGCCACCTGACCGGGTCAAGTTTCACCTCCCCGAAACAAGGGAGAAGCACCGCGGTCGCATCGGCGGCGCAGGCTGTGACGCAGACGGTGACCAGCATCGTCGTCAGACCGAGAGGAGCCGGCCATGATGTTCTCCGCGAAGGCAGTCTTCACCGAACGACGCTCCGGCGTCGCCAACATGGTCGCCGGCATCACCGGGCAGGGCATGGCCCTGATGGCGCTGCGCAGCCAGCCCGGCTGGAACGGCATGCTCGTCGACGAGATCGTGCTGGCCACCCCCGGCGGCTGGACCGAGAAGCGGCTCGAGACCTTCCTGCTGGCCATCGGCGCCTCCACCGTCAAGGTCGTCCCCGTCGACGTCGACGGCCGCGCCCAGGGCGAGAGCGGCGAGCGCGAGGCCCGGATGGCCCACCCGGCCGGCTCCAACCGCGCGTGGATGGCCCGCGCCTCCTGAGCCCACCCCACCCGTCTGCTCGCCAACTCCCTCCGGTGGAGCAGCGCAACGAGCACGAGGGCGTCCGGTTCGTGGGGAACCGGACGCCCTCGTGTGTGTCGTGGGGCGTGCTGAGGTCGTACGCCTGACGTCTTCTCGGCCTGCTCAGGCCTGGTCGGCCGTGGCCTTCTTCGTCGCGGCCTTCTTGGCCGTCGAGGTCGCGGCCTTCTTGGCGGTGGTCTTCTTCGCCGCCGCCTTCTTGGTCGTCGTCTTCTTGGCGGCGGCCTTCTTGGTGGTCTTCTTCGCCGTCTTCTTGGCGCCCTTCTTGGCGGGGCCCTTGTCGCGGCGCTCCTGCAGCAGCTCGGCCGCCCGCTCGAGGGTGATCGCCTCGACGGTGTCGTCCTTGCGCAGGGTGGCGTTGTACTCACCGTCGGTGACGTACTCGCCGAAGCGACCCGCCTTGACCACGATCGGCTGGCCGGAGACCGGGTCGTTGCCGAGCTCCTTGAGCGGCGCGGTCGCCGCGCCACGGCCACGGGCCTTGGGCTGGGCGTAGATCTTCTCCGCCTCCTCCAAGGTGATCGTGAGGAGCTTCTCCTCCGCGTCGATCGTCCGGGAGTCGGTGCCCTTCTTCAGGTAGGGCCCGTAGCGGCCGTTCTGCGCGGTGATCTCGACGCCGTCCTCGCCGACGCCGACGACGCGCGGCAGGCTGAGCAGCTGCACGGCCTGGTCGAGCGTGACGGTGTCGAGGCTCATCGACTTGAAGAGCGAGGAGGTGCGCGCCTTCGCGCCCTTCTTCGCGTCCTCGGGAAGGACCTCGGTGACGTAGGGGCCGTAGCGGCCGTTCTTCGCCACGACGGTGAGGCCGGTCTCCGGGTGCTCGCCCAGCACGACCTCCTCGCCGGCGGGGTTGGCCAGCAGCTCCATCGCCTTGGCGACGGTCAGCTCGTCGGGCGGCAGGTCGTCGGGCACGTTGGCCCGCTTGCCGGCAGGCTCGCCGTCGTCACCCGGACCCTCGATGTAGGGACCGTAGCGGCCCACCCGCAGGTGGATGCCCGAGTCGGGCCCGCCGATGGGGAAGGTCGCCATCTCGCGGGCGTCGATGTCGCCCAGGCCGGTGACGAGCTGCTTGAGGCCCGCGACCTGGTCGGAGCCGTTGTAGAACTCGCCCAGCTCGTTGACCCGGTTGCGGCGTCCACCGGCGATGTCGTCGAGCACCTTCTCCATCTCGGCGGTGAACTCGTAGGAGATCTGCCGGGGGAAGTGCTCCTCCATCAGCCGGATCACCGAGAAGGCGATCCACGCCGGGACGAGCGCGGTGCCCTTCTTGTAGACGTAGCCGCGGTTGATGATCGTGGAGATGATCGAGGCGTAGGTCGACGGACGACCGATCTCGCGGTCCTCCAGCTCCTTGATCAGCGTGGCCTCGGTGAAGCGTGACGGCGGCTTGGTCTCGTGGCCGCTCGCCGAGACGCTGGCGGCGCTGACCGGCGCGCCCTCCTCCAGGTCGGGCAGGCGGGTCTCGGCGTCGTCGCGCTGCTTCGAGGAGTCGTCGAGCCCCTCGACGTAGGCCTTGAGGAAGCCGTGGAAGGTGATCACGCGGCCCGAGGAGCCGAAGACCACGTCGCGGCCGTCGGAGGCGACGCCACCCAGGCGTACGGAGACCGTGTTGCCGACGGCGTCCTTCATCTGGGAGGCGACGGTGCGCATCCAGATCAGCTCGTACAGGCGGAACTGGTCGCCCTTGAGGCCGGTCTGGGCAGGGGTCTTGAAGGTCTCACCGGCGGGGCGGATCGCCTCGTGCGCCTCCTGGGCGTTCTTCACCTTGGAGGCGTAGGTCCGGGGCGCGTCGGGCAGGTACTCCGCGCCGTACAGCTCACGCACCTGGTCGCGCGCCGCCCCGACGGCCGCCGCGGAGAGCGTCGTCGAGTCGGTACGCATGTAGGTGATGAAGCCGTTCTCGTAGAGGCGCTGGGCGACCGACATGGTCACCTGCGCGCTCATGCCGAGCTTGCGGCCCGCCTCCTGCTGCAGCGTGGTGGTGCGGAAGGGGGCGTACGGGGAGCGGCGGTAGGGCTTCGACTCGACCGAGCGGACCTCGTACGACGTGTCGCGCAGCGCCTCGGCGAGGCCCTCGGCGCCGGCGCGGTCGAGGTGGACGACGGAGTCGGACTTGAGCTCGCCGGCCTGGTTGAAGTCGGAGCCGCGGGCGACACGCTTGCCGTCGACGGAGTGGAGCTTGGCCGGGAAGATGCGCGGGTCGGCCTTGGCGCCGCCGTCGAAGGAGGCGTCGAGGTCCCAGTAGGAGGCGACGCGGAACTTCATCCGCTCCTTCTCCCGGTCGACCACGAGCCGGGTCGCGACCGACTGCACGCGGCCGGCGGACAGGCCGCTCATGACCTTCTTCCACAGCACCGGCGAGACCTCGTAGCCGTAGAGGCGGTCGAGGATGCGGCGCGCCTCCTGGGCCTCGACGAGGTCCATGTCGATCTCGCGGGGGTTGGCGGCGGCCTCGAGGATCGCGGGCTCGGTGATCTCGTGGAAGACCATGCGGCGCACCGGGATGCCCTTGGGCTTCAGCTCGTCGAGGAGGTGCCAGGCGATGGCCTCACCCTCGCGGTCCTCATCGGTGGCGAGGTAGAGCTCGTCGGCGTCCTTGAGGAGCTGCTTGAGCTTGGTGATGTGGCTCTTCTTGTCGCGCGGCACCACGTAGTAGGGCTCGAAGTCGTTGTCGACGTCGACGCCGAGGCGGCCCCAGGGCTTGTCCTTGATCTTGGCCGGGGTCTCTGCGGCGCTCTGCGGCAGGTCGCGGATGTGACCGATGGAGGACTCGACGACATAACCCTTGCCGAGGTATCCACCGATCTTGGTCGCCTTGGTCGGCGACTCCACGATGACCAGCTTGTGTGCCACTAGCGATTCCTTGCTCCAGAGTGCCCCGATCGGGCCGAACGCCGCCACGGTAGCGCGTGCTCCCGACAGCGGCTGCCACCGGAGCGATTCGTGGGGCGCGGCCAGTGCCGACGCCCACACGTCAGACTCCCGCGATCCGCTCCCTCACCCGGAACTGCACGCCGTCGGCCTGCGCCAGGTAGACGTCCTGGTCGGCCAGGTTGCCGCGCAGCCGCACCAGCCCGCGCGGGCCACCGTAGAACCAGCCCTCCGGCAGCCCCGCCGCGTCCGCGACCCGCAGGCTGCCGGTCGCGCGGTGCAGCCGCGCCAGGAACTGCACCGCCTCGTAGCAGGACTCCCCCACCACGTTGAGCGTCGGCGCCCACTCCCGAAACGGCGGGCGTAGCGCTCGGCGAGGTCGCCGGACTCGACAGTGTCCATCCCCTCGAAGTACGCGGCCGCGGCCCACAGGTCGTCGTGGGCACCGGCACCCGCCCCGAGCAGCGTGTTCTCCTCGACCGCGGGCGAGAGCCGGGTCAGCACCCCGCCCAGGCCCGCCGCGGCGAACTGCCGGTTGAAGTGCACGGCGTCCTGACCCATCAGCAGCATCAGCACCCCGTCGACGCCACCCTGCCCACCACCGTGCCCGGCCTCGAGCCCTGCGAGCACGGAGCGGAAGTCGGAGGTGCCGAGGGGGACGTACGTCTCGCGCACGACGCTGGAGCCGGTGCCGCGCAGCGACTCCCGGACGGCGCGGCCGGAAACCCGCGGGAAGACGTAGTCGTTGCCGACGACGGCCCACCGGCGTACGTCGCGGTGCTCGGCCAGCCAGCGGGCGGCGGGCAGCACTTGGTTGACCGGGCGCTCGCCGAGCATGAAGAGGCCGGGGGTGTCGTCGCGGCCCTCGTGCATCGCTGCGTACGAGTAGACGACCCGACCGCCGACCCGCCGGGTGATCCCTGCCGCACGGCCGAGATGTGCCAGCCGGCGACCGCCTCGACGGCGCCGGTGTCGACCAGGCGGGCCACGTCGGCGGCCACCACCTCAGGGGCGCGGCCCGCGTCGACGAGGACGAGCTCGACCCGGCGGCCACCGATGCCGGCGCCTGCGTTGAGCTCCTCGGCGGCGAGCTGCCCGCAGGCCACGCAGGAAGGACCGTAGAGACCGGTCGCGCCCTGCATCGGCACGACGAAGGCGATCGGCACGACGTCGGGCGCGCCGCTGGGTGAGTCGACGACCACGCCCATGCGCACTCCCTCCCCAGGGGCGGCTGACGCAGTGGGGCGTCGCGCCGCATGCCCTAGGGTAAGCACTCGTCAGCTCGCTCGCAGGGCCACGAGCCCTTCTGAGACGGGCGCGCAGCCCCTCGGGACACGCCCGTCGGCAGGCGCCGGACGACGAGGAGGCTGCGGTGGGTACCACTCGGGACGAGGCCAGGACCAGCACGCCCACTCCCAGCCCGACCACGACCAGCCCGCCCACGTCGCTGCCGCTGCTGCTGCGTCGCATCGAGCACGTCCTCGAGCAGCGCATCGCAGAAGGCATCGCGCCGGTGCTGGCCGACCTCGACCTCACCCCCGAGCGCTGGCGGGTGATGGCGACGCTCGCCGAGGAGCCCGGCCAGACGATGACGCGCCTGGCCGTCACTGCCGTG includes these proteins:
- the topA gene encoding type I DNA topoisomerase translates to MAHKLVIVESPTKATKIGGYLGKGYVVESSIGHIRDLPQSAAETPAKIKDKPWGRLGVDVDNDFEPYYVVPRDKKSHITKLKQLLKDADELYLATDEDREGEAIAWHLLDELKPKGIPVRRMVFHEITEPAILEAAANPREIDMDLVEAQEARRILDRLYGYEVSPVLWKKVMSGLSAGRVQSVATRLVVDREKERMKFRVASYWDLDASFDGGAKADPRIFPAKLHSVDGKRVARGSDFNQAGELKSDSVVHLDRAGAEGLAEALRDTSYEVRSVESKPYRRSPYAPFRTTTLQQEAGRKLGMSAQVTMSVAQRLYENGFITYMRTDSTTLSAAAVGAARDQVRELYGAEYLPDAPRTYASKVKNAQEAHEAIRPAGETFKTPAQTGLKGDQFRLYELIWMRTVASQMKDAVGNTVSVRLGGVASDGRDVVFGSSGRVITFHGFLKAYVEGLDDSSKQRDDAETRLPDLEEGAPVSAASVSASGHETKPPSRFTEATLIKELEDREIGRPSTYASIISTIINRGYVYKKGTALVPAWIAFSVIRLMEEHFPRQISYEFTAEMEKVLDDIAGGRRNRVNELGEFYNGSDQVAGLKQLVTGLGDIDAREMATFPIGGPDSGIHLRVGRYGPYIEGPGDDGEPAGKRANVPDDLPPDELTVAKAMELLANPAGEEVVLGEHPETGLTVVAKNGRYGPYVTEVLPEDAKKGAKARTSSLFKSMSLDTVTLDQAVQLLSLPRVVGVGEDGVEITAQNGRYGPYLKKGTDSRTIDAEEKLLTITLEEAEKIYAQPKARGRGAATAPLKELGNDPVSGQPIVVKAGRFGEYVTDGEYNATLRKDDTVEAITLERAAELLQERRDKGPAKKGAKKTAKKTTKKAAAKKTTTKKAAAKKTTAKKAATSTAKKAATKKATADQA
- a CDS encoding ABC transporter substrate-binding protein: MHEGRDDTPGLFMLGERPVNQVLPAARWLAEHRDVRRWAVVGNDYVFPRVSGRAVRESLRGTGSSVVRETYVPLGTSDFRSVLAGLEAGHGGGQGGVDGVLMLLMGQDAVHFNRQFAAAGLGGVLTRLSPAVEENTLLGAGAGAHDDLWAAAAYFEGMDTVESGDLAERYARRFGSGRRRSTWWGSPATRRCSSWRGCTARPAACGSRTRRGCRRAGSTVARAGWCGCAATWPTRTSTWRRPTACSSG
- a CDS encoding MarR family winged helix-turn-helix transcriptional regulator gives rise to the protein MGTTRDEARTSTPTPSPTTTSPPTSLPLLLRRIEHVLEQRIAEGIAPVLADLDLTPERWRVMATLAEEPGQTMTRLAVTAVLPPASLTRHVDRLVARGLVLRKTHARDRRRIVVALTDRGREAWARVDAEEQQVHESLRAALGPGRFDALVAELHLVPLALG